The Megalobrama amblycephala isolate DHTTF-2021 linkage group LG7, ASM1881202v1, whole genome shotgun sequence genome window below encodes:
- the LOC125272686 gene encoding protein FAM83G isoform X1, whose amino-acid sequence MALSQVQCLDDNHVNWRLNESKPEFFYSEDQRLALEALATKGRDAFDAYVKEHELRPFLSEPELELLRRKIEDYKPGSEHHKSDGMTEGDDSPVSLQYWPDRSDISIPNLDLGWPDCSSYRGVTRVNVYTQPPLDGQTHIKEVVRKAIAQAQKMIAVVMDVFTDVDIFKDLIEAGFRKKVAIYIIIDHASVQHFLLMCERANMHRGHLNHLRVRCIGGCEFYTRSSQKVRGSLSQKFMFVDGDRAVSGSYSFTWTASRLDRNIITVLTGQAVETFDKEFRELYLYSRGVNLTKIPLADPPEPDPAPVVVPPPVSAAVARKLINPKYALVTVDTASKSSSDKASAKNNNSQNPLVQIPKPQREIQKHPGLVGLPKADLTLYLPTWPEPDPSSDVIGYINIRDTSKPTQVHLMRSQMFETSQAIRFKDPFTGPPEEPLPDKATPRPSAAQLSKMDANVKSSTQPQLETDSSNAHQDTQANTSDSPSSPIQQQDPKPNLPPKEQEPNHEPAEVQQVSDLPVPKPRTLQLVVNMPEGSGDAEVTLVKREENQTKDSHMDAQDNNADSTTVTCADSLKDKDENSTMSDEYYECTDSDSSDKLPNGRITGSGRVGEHSPNALNVMARFSQSMLDLRSDDADLQSTAERNLLNMQNRNKTKLYQMVSRSPVRDTYGRAKVMIAKPGVFHRPPKSSGHVIGGHRYWQGKMSGNELPSSGSGQQNLNRSGRSPRRQSPAYTIEGLRTSQSPAQRLMHSQSLSPAHRASQTKSPSPRRRVETRTPLGISLSKLASFKHLRGKVPVNTSGFALGDKLLTRSHNEN is encoded by the exons ATGGCTCTCTCTCAGGTTCAGTGTCTTGATGACAATCACGTGAACTGGCGTTTAAATGAATCTAAACCGGAGTTTTTCTATAGTGAGGACCAGCGGCTAGCGCTCGAGGCGCTTGCTACGAAAGGACGCGACGCGTTTGACGCATATGTGAAAGAGCACGAGCTGCGACCTTTCCTGTCGGAACCCGAGCTCGAGCTGCTCCGTCGGAAAATAGAAGATTATAAGCCCGGTTCTGAGCATCACAAATCTGATGGTATGACAGAGGGAGATGACAGTCCGGTGTCTTTGCAGTATTGGCCGGACCGCTCTGATATCTCCATACCGAATCTGGACCTCGGATGGCCCGACTGCAGTTCTTACCGCGGAGTGACGCGCGTCAATGTGTACACGCAACCGCCGCTGGACGGACAGACGCATATAAAAGAGGTGGTGAGAAAAGCCATCGCGCAAGCACAGAAG ATGATAGCTGTGGTAATGGACGTTTTCACAGACGTTGACATTTTTAAGGATCTAATAGAGGCTGGATTTAGAAAGAAAGTGGCTATATACATTATTATAGATCATGCTTCTGTACAGCACTTCCTACTTATGTGTGAGAGAGCCAACATGCACAGAGGACACCTCAAT catctGAGGGTGCGATGCATCGGTGGTTGTGAATTCTACACGCGCTCATCTCAGAAGGTGCGTGGCTCGTTGAGTCAGAAATTCATGTTTGTGGATGGAGACCGCGCTGTGTCTggatcatacag TTTTACATGGACAGCTTCTCGTTTGGACCGCAACATCATTACAGTCCTGACTGGACAGGCCGTTGAAACCTTTGACAAGGAGTTCCGTGAACTATACCTGTACTCTCGTGGGGTCAACCTCACCAAGATTCCTTTGGCGGACCCTCCGGAGCCGGACCCTGCCCCGGTCGTTGTTCCTCCCCCTGTTTCCGCAGCTGTTGCAAGAAAACTAATTAACCCCAAATATGCTTTGGTCACTGTAGATACAGCAAGCAAGTCATCTTCAGACAAAGCTAGTGCCAAGAACAATAACTCCCAGAATCCTTTGGTCCAGATTCCCAAGCCTCAACGGGAGATACAAAAGCACCCAGGACTTGTAGGCTTGCCAAAAGCAGATCTCACTCTCTACTTGCCCACCTGGCCCGAGCCAGACCCATCCAGTGATGTTATTGGGTATATCAATATCCGTGACACAAGCAAGCCAACACAAGTGCATTTAATGCGTTCGCAAATGTTTGAAACATCTCAAGCAATCCGCTTTAAAGATCCTTTCACTGGCCCACCTGAGGAACCGCTACCAGATAAGGCAACTCCTCGTCCTTCGGCAGCACAGTTGTCTAAAATGGATGCAAATGTTAAATCAAGCACCCAACCTCAGCTGGAGACTGATTCTAGCAATGCTCATCAAGATACACAAGCCAATACTTCTGATTCGCCAAGCTCTCCAATCCAGCAACAAGACCCCAAACCCAACCTTCCTCCAAAAGAGCAGGAACCCAACCATGAACCAGCAGAGGTCCAACAGGTTTCAGATCTGCCTGTTCCCAAGCCACGCACCCTTCAGTTGGTGGTTAATATGCCGGAAGGCTCTGGAGACGCAGAGGTCACTTTAGTCAAAAGGGAGGAAAACCAGACGAAGGATTCACACATGGATGCTCAAGACAACAACGCCGACAGCACCACTGTGACCTGTGCAGATTCATTAAAGGATAAAGATGAGAATTCCACAATGTCAGATGAATACTATGAATGTACTGACTCTGATAGCAGTGATAAACTCCCTAACGGACGGATAACTGGTTCCGGTCGTGTTGGAGAACACAGCCCTAATGCGCTTAACGTGATGGCCCGCTTCTCTCAGTCCATGCTGGACTTGCGATCAGATGACGCTGATCTACAAAGCACTGCCGAGAGGAATCTACTAAACATGCagaacagaaacaaaacaaag CTTTACCAGATGGTCTCCAGGTCACCTGTTCGAGACACTTATGGCCGGGCCAAAGTGATGATTGCTAAACCTGGAGTGTTCCATAGACCCCCTAAAAGCAGCGGCCATGTGATCGGGGGCCACAGGTACTGGCAGGGGAAGATGTCTGGCAATGAACTCCCCTCAAGTGGGTCAGGCCAGCAAAACCTAAACCGTTCTGGCCGGTCCCCCAGAAGACAAAGCCCCGCCTATACGATAGAAGGACTGCGAACAAGCCAATCACCCGCTCAGCGGCTCATGCACTCGCAATCTCTCTCCCCCGCTCATCGGGCCTCTCAGACAAAGTCTCCGTCTCCTCGTAGACGGGTCGAGACTCGCACGCCATTAGGAATCTCTTTATCTAAACTCGCCAGTTTCAAACACCTCCGGGGGAAGGTTCCAGTGAACACGTCTGGTTTTGCTTTGGGGGATAAATTGTTGACACGTAGTCACAATGAGAATTAA
- the LOC125272686 gene encoding protein FAM83G isoform X2, whose product MALSQVQCLDDNHVNWRLNESKPEFFYSEDQRLALEALATKGRDAFDAYVKEHELRPFLSEPELELLRRKIEDYKPGSEHHKSDGMTEGDDSPVSLQYWPDRSDISIPNLDLGWPDCSSYRGVTRVNVYTQPPLDGQTHIKEVVRKAIAQAQKMIAVVMDVFTDVDIFKDLIEAGFRKKVAIYIIIDHASVQHFLLMCERANMHRGHLNHLRVRCIGGCEFYTRSSQKVRGSLSQKFMFVDGDRAVSGSYSFTWTASRLDRNIITVLTGQAVETFDKEFRELYLYSRGVNLTKIPLADPPEPDPAPVVVPPPVSAAVARKLINPKYALVTVDTASKSSSDKASAKNNNSQNPLVQIPKPQREIQKHPGLVGLPKADLTLYLPTWPEPDPSSDVIGYINIRDTSKPTQVHLMRSQMFETSQAIRFKDPFTGPPEEPLPDKATPRPSAAQLSKMDANVKSSTQPQLETDSSNAHQDTQANTSDSPSSPIQQQDPKPNLPPKEQEPNHEPAEVQQVSDLPVPKPRTLQLVVNMPEGSGDAEVTLVKREENQTKDSHMDAQDNNADSTTVTCADSLKDKDENSTMSDEYYECTDSDSSDKLPNGRITGSGRVGEHSPNALNVMARFSQSMLDLRSDDADLQSTAERNLLNMQNRNKTKH is encoded by the exons ATGGCTCTCTCTCAGGTTCAGTGTCTTGATGACAATCACGTGAACTGGCGTTTAAATGAATCTAAACCGGAGTTTTTCTATAGTGAGGACCAGCGGCTAGCGCTCGAGGCGCTTGCTACGAAAGGACGCGACGCGTTTGACGCATATGTGAAAGAGCACGAGCTGCGACCTTTCCTGTCGGAACCCGAGCTCGAGCTGCTCCGTCGGAAAATAGAAGATTATAAGCCCGGTTCTGAGCATCACAAATCTGATGGTATGACAGAGGGAGATGACAGTCCGGTGTCTTTGCAGTATTGGCCGGACCGCTCTGATATCTCCATACCGAATCTGGACCTCGGATGGCCCGACTGCAGTTCTTACCGCGGAGTGACGCGCGTCAATGTGTACACGCAACCGCCGCTGGACGGACAGACGCATATAAAAGAGGTGGTGAGAAAAGCCATCGCGCAAGCACAGAAG ATGATAGCTGTGGTAATGGACGTTTTCACAGACGTTGACATTTTTAAGGATCTAATAGAGGCTGGATTTAGAAAGAAAGTGGCTATATACATTATTATAGATCATGCTTCTGTACAGCACTTCCTACTTATGTGTGAGAGAGCCAACATGCACAGAGGACACCTCAAT catctGAGGGTGCGATGCATCGGTGGTTGTGAATTCTACACGCGCTCATCTCAGAAGGTGCGTGGCTCGTTGAGTCAGAAATTCATGTTTGTGGATGGAGACCGCGCTGTGTCTggatcatacag TTTTACATGGACAGCTTCTCGTTTGGACCGCAACATCATTACAGTCCTGACTGGACAGGCCGTTGAAACCTTTGACAAGGAGTTCCGTGAACTATACCTGTACTCTCGTGGGGTCAACCTCACCAAGATTCCTTTGGCGGACCCTCCGGAGCCGGACCCTGCCCCGGTCGTTGTTCCTCCCCCTGTTTCCGCAGCTGTTGCAAGAAAACTAATTAACCCCAAATATGCTTTGGTCACTGTAGATACAGCAAGCAAGTCATCTTCAGACAAAGCTAGTGCCAAGAACAATAACTCCCAGAATCCTTTGGTCCAGATTCCCAAGCCTCAACGGGAGATACAAAAGCACCCAGGACTTGTAGGCTTGCCAAAAGCAGATCTCACTCTCTACTTGCCCACCTGGCCCGAGCCAGACCCATCCAGTGATGTTATTGGGTATATCAATATCCGTGACACAAGCAAGCCAACACAAGTGCATTTAATGCGTTCGCAAATGTTTGAAACATCTCAAGCAATCCGCTTTAAAGATCCTTTCACTGGCCCACCTGAGGAACCGCTACCAGATAAGGCAACTCCTCGTCCTTCGGCAGCACAGTTGTCTAAAATGGATGCAAATGTTAAATCAAGCACCCAACCTCAGCTGGAGACTGATTCTAGCAATGCTCATCAAGATACACAAGCCAATACTTCTGATTCGCCAAGCTCTCCAATCCAGCAACAAGACCCCAAACCCAACCTTCCTCCAAAAGAGCAGGAACCCAACCATGAACCAGCAGAGGTCCAACAGGTTTCAGATCTGCCTGTTCCCAAGCCACGCACCCTTCAGTTGGTGGTTAATATGCCGGAAGGCTCTGGAGACGCAGAGGTCACTTTAGTCAAAAGGGAGGAAAACCAGACGAAGGATTCACACATGGATGCTCAAGACAACAACGCCGACAGCACCACTGTGACCTGTGCAGATTCATTAAAGGATAAAGATGAGAATTCCACAATGTCAGATGAATACTATGAATGTACTGACTCTGATAGCAGTGATAAACTCCCTAACGGACGGATAACTGGTTCCGGTCGTGTTGGAGAACACAGCCCTAATGCGCTTAACGTGATGGCCCGCTTCTCTCAGTCCATGCTGGACTTGCGATCAGATGACGCTGATCTACAAAGCACTGCCGAGAGGAATCTACTAAACATGCagaacagaaacaaaacaaag CACTAG